ATCACGAAGCAGCGCGCGGCGCCGAGGCTGCCTTTCCACCAGCCGGGCAGCTTGCTGGCGAACTTCGGATCGCGCGCGTTCTCGATGAAGATCACGCGGTCGCTGCCGAGCGCGGCGAAGAACACGTTCGGCTCGTAAGCGTCGTCGAACACGAGGTTCGGCTGCAGGCTCTTGGCGCCGTCGCCGAGGCCGATCTTGGCGCTGTACTTGCCGTCGCGGCGGCTGCGCAGGAAGCCGAAGGCGCGCGTGAACGACAGTCCGTGGTAGGCGCTCTCGATCGCCATCGACATCATCTGGCCCGGCGAGGCGCTGGCCGCGGCGCTGCGCATCTCGGCCACGCCGCCGATCAGGATCTTGTTGCCGGCGTCGCGCATGCGCGAAGCAAGCGCGGCGCGGGCGCGCTTCTCGGGTGGATTCGCCAGCGGGGCGATCGACAGGTCGGCGGCCGCTTCGATCTTGGCCTGCTCGATGGCGCCGACGAGGCTGTCCGGCTCGATGCCCAGCATCGGTGCGAAGCTCGACGCCAGCTGGGCGACCTGTTCCAGCGCTTCCTCGTCGCCATGCCACAGCGATTCGGCGCACTGCGACGACATGGTGCCCAGCGCCGCCAGCCAGTCATCGTGGCCGAAGCTGTCGCCGCGCTCGCCCGGCTCGACCCGGCGCATGCCGGCGATCAGGTTGCGCGGCAGGCCCCAGTGCTCGGCGGTGGCGCGGCCGACCTGCTCGAGCGTCAGGCCGAGCTGCTCGAATGCGGCATGGTCGACGGCGCCGCCGCCCGCGGCCTCTTGCAACAGGGTCCAGCGCTCCGGCAGGTAGAAGGTGACCATCATCCGGCCCAGCGAATGCAGGATCGAGCAGACCACCGCTTCCTCGGGATCGCGGACCTCGGCCCTGGCGGCGACCTGCTGCGCCACCATCCCGGCCAGCACCGCCTTTTCCATCTCGATGTGGGCCTGCAGCGAATCCGGCGTCGACTTGCTCAGTTCCTCGATCAGCTTCAGGCCGAGGGCCAGGTGGCCGATGGCTTCGGTGCCGAGCACCAGCACGGCCTTCGACACGGTGTTGATGTGCTGGCCGAAGGCCGAATACATGCCGCTGTTCGCCAGGCGCAGCACCTTCTGGGTCAGCACGGGGTCGGACAGCACGGTCTGGGTCATCGAGAAATCGCGCTCGTCCTCGCCGCGCATCGAGGCCAGGATGGCGTTGATCGCGCGCGTGAAGCCGGGCATGTCGCCGCGCCGGCGGATTCGTTCCCACAGCAGGGAGAGGGTGGCGTCGGCCTTCGGCGAACGGTCGATAGGAAGTGTCTGGTTCATAGGGTGCCCGCCCGCAGGTCGTTCGGCAGGAGTTCGGTGTACAGGTCTTCCTTCAGGGCGGCCAGCGCCACATGGGCCGACATCGGCTTGCCGGTCAGGTAACCCTGCACGT
This window of the Massilia sp. WG5 genome carries:
- a CDS encoding HDOD domain-containing protein; its protein translation is MNQTLPIDRSPKADATLSLLWERIRRRGDMPGFTRAINAILASMRGEDERDFSMTQTVLSDPVLTQKVLRLANSGMYSAFGQHINTVSKAVLVLGTEAIGHLALGLKLIEELSKSTPDSLQAHIEMEKAVLAGMVAQQVAARAEVRDPEEAVVCSILHSLGRMMVTFYLPERWTLLQEAAGGGAVDHAAFEQLGLTLEQVGRATAEHWGLPRNLIAGMRRVEPGERGDSFGHDDWLAALGTMSSQCAESLWHGDEEALEQVAQLASSFAPMLGIEPDSLVGAIEQAKIEAAADLSIAPLANPPEKRARAALASRMRDAGNKILIGGVAEMRSAAASASPGQMMSMAIESAYHGLSFTRAFGFLRSRRDGKYSAKIGLGDGAKSLQPNLVFDDAYEPNVFFAALGSDRVIFIENARDPKFASKLPGWWKGSLGAARCFVIIPLCTHGEPVGFIYGDWDDRFPSVYLSQTEFSLLNDMRALVVKSVEKRQQLEAVASRA